In a single window of the Elaeis guineensis isolate ETL-2024a chromosome 4, EG11, whole genome shotgun sequence genome:
- the LOC105044153 gene encoding uncharacterized protein isoform X2 codes for MASWLGRKESGEKGKKGGEEEKRVVLDGTEIRELVENKEAFTTFVEHKFQELDVNHDGKLSVKELQPAVADIGVALGLPAQGSSPDSDHIYSEVLNEFTHGKQEQVSKSEFKEVLSDILLGMAAGLKRDPIIILRIDGEDVKEFVESPKFEPEALSIFSQMESANESLRKCLTVGLQQLTVEHGMPPASDSWVMSNIVEPALQSLPADRLEQPASQDTFFEEFKKLLNNIIQCLQEHPVIVAHSENTFDGSGIKRLLSNKFELDKVDAVVNEAFKMVNADDGKIVDEAEFKKTLTEILGSVMLQLEGNPVSISSNSVVHEPLESSSTLLPPLSLQTSQSEGD; via the exons ATGGCGAGTTGGTTGGGGAGGAAAGAGAGCGGGGAGAAGGGGAAGAAGGGaggggaggaggagaagagggtggTGCTGGACGGGACGGAGATAAGGGAGTTGGTGGAGAACAAAGAGGCTTTCACCACCTTCGTCGAGCACAAGTTCCAGGAGCTGGACGTCAACCACGACGGCAAGCTCTCCGTCAAGGAGCTCCAGCCCGCCGTCGCCGACATCGGCGTGGCCCTCGGCCTCCCGGCCCAGGGCAGCTCGCCGGACTCCGATCACATCTACTCTGAG GTTTTGAATGAGTTCACGCATGGAAAGCAAGAACAAGTGAGCAAGTCTGAGTTTAAGGAGGTACTTTCTGATATTTTGTTGGGCATGGCAGCTGGGCTTAAAAGGGACCCAATCATCATCTTGAGAATTGATGGGGAAGATGTGAAGGAGTTTGTTGAGAGCCCAAAATTTGAACCAGAGGCACTTTCCATATTCTCACAGATGGAGTCAGCAAATGAGTCGCTCCGCAAGTGCTTGACAGTGGGTCTTCAACAACTCACGGTTGAGCATGGCATGCCACCAGCTTCTGACTCTTGG GTCATGAGTAACATCGTGGAACCTGCTTTGCAATCACTTCCTGCTGATCGGCTTGAACAACCTGCTTCTCAAGATACCTTCTTtgaagaatttaaaaagcttttgAACAACATCATCCAATGCCTCCAAGAGCACCCTGTCATTGTTGCCCATAGTGAAAACACCTTTGATGGGAGTGGCATCAAGAGACTATTATCGAACAAATTTGAATTGGATAAG GTTGATGCTGTTGTGAATGAGGCCTTCAAGATGGTAAATGCAGACGATGGGAAGATTGTGGATGAAGCCGAGTTCAAGAAAACATTAACCGAGATTCTTGGGAGCGTTATGCTGCAATTGGAGGGCAACCCTGTATCTATTTCATCTAACTCAGTGGTTCATGAGCCTTTGGAGTCCTCATCTACCCTCTTGCCGCCATTATCACTGCAGACTTCACAAAGTGAGGGTGACTAG
- the LOC105044153 gene encoding uncharacterized protein isoform X1 — protein sequence MASWLGRKESGEKGKKGGEEEKRVVLDGTEIRELVENKEAFTTFVEHKFQELDVNHDGKLSVKELQPAVADIGVALGLPAQGSSPDSDHIYSEVLNEFTHGKQEQVSKSEFKEVLSDILLGMAAGLKRDPIIILRIDGEDVKEFVESPKFEPEALSIFSQMESANESLRKCLTVGLQQLTVEHGMPPASDSWVMSNIVEPALQSLPADRLEQPASQDTFFEEFKKLLNNIIQCLQEHPVIVAHSENTFDGSGIKRLLSNKFELDKLLDLVWRDLPKDQHQKTPKDYLRVALDRMASSADLPPYGAVDQVDAVVNEAFKMVNADDGKIVDEAEFKKTLTEILGSVMLQLEGNPVSISSNSVVHEPLESSSTLLPPLSLQTSQSEGD from the exons ATGGCGAGTTGGTTGGGGAGGAAAGAGAGCGGGGAGAAGGGGAAGAAGGGaggggaggaggagaagagggtggTGCTGGACGGGACGGAGATAAGGGAGTTGGTGGAGAACAAAGAGGCTTTCACCACCTTCGTCGAGCACAAGTTCCAGGAGCTGGACGTCAACCACGACGGCAAGCTCTCCGTCAAGGAGCTCCAGCCCGCCGTCGCCGACATCGGCGTGGCCCTCGGCCTCCCGGCCCAGGGCAGCTCGCCGGACTCCGATCACATCTACTCTGAG GTTTTGAATGAGTTCACGCATGGAAAGCAAGAACAAGTGAGCAAGTCTGAGTTTAAGGAGGTACTTTCTGATATTTTGTTGGGCATGGCAGCTGGGCTTAAAAGGGACCCAATCATCATCTTGAGAATTGATGGGGAAGATGTGAAGGAGTTTGTTGAGAGCCCAAAATTTGAACCAGAGGCACTTTCCATATTCTCACAGATGGAGTCAGCAAATGAGTCGCTCCGCAAGTGCTTGACAGTGGGTCTTCAACAACTCACGGTTGAGCATGGCATGCCACCAGCTTCTGACTCTTGG GTCATGAGTAACATCGTGGAACCTGCTTTGCAATCACTTCCTGCTGATCGGCTTGAACAACCTGCTTCTCAAGATACCTTCTTtgaagaatttaaaaagcttttgAACAACATCATCCAATGCCTCCAAGAGCACCCTGTCATTGTTGCCCATAGTGAAAACACCTTTGATGGGAGTGGCATCAAGAGACTATTATCGAACAAATTTGAATTGGATAAG TTGTTGGATTTGGTGTGGAGAGACCTACCGAAGGATCAGCATCAGAAAACACCAAAGGACTATCTTCGGGTTGCACTAGATAGGATGGCTTCCTCTGCAGATTTACCTCCCTATGGTGCCGTTGATCAG GTTGATGCTGTTGTGAATGAGGCCTTCAAGATGGTAAATGCAGACGATGGGAAGATTGTGGATGAAGCCGAGTTCAAGAAAACATTAACCGAGATTCTTGGGAGCGTTATGCTGCAATTGGAGGGCAACCCTGTATCTATTTCATCTAACTCAGTGGTTCATGAGCCTTTGGAGTCCTCATCTACCCTCTTGCCGCCATTATCACTGCAGACTTCACAAAGTGAGGGTGACTAG
- the LOC105044153 gene encoding uncharacterized protein isoform X3: MASWLGRKESGEKGKKGGEEEKRVVLDGTEIRELVENKEAFTTFVEHKFQELDVNHDGKLSVKELQPAVADIGVALGLPAQGSSPDSDHIYSEVLNEFTHGKQEQVSKSEFKEVLSDILLGMAAGLKRDPIIILRIDGEDVKEFVESPKFEPEALSIFSQMESANESLRKCLTVGLQQLTVEHGMPPASDSWLLDLVWRDLPKDQHQKTPKDYLRVALDRMASSADLPPYGAVDQVDAVVNEAFKMVNADDGKIVDEAEFKKTLTEILGSVMLQLEGNPVSISSNSVVHEPLESSSTLLPPLSLQTSQSEGD; the protein is encoded by the exons ATGGCGAGTTGGTTGGGGAGGAAAGAGAGCGGGGAGAAGGGGAAGAAGGGaggggaggaggagaagagggtggTGCTGGACGGGACGGAGATAAGGGAGTTGGTGGAGAACAAAGAGGCTTTCACCACCTTCGTCGAGCACAAGTTCCAGGAGCTGGACGTCAACCACGACGGCAAGCTCTCCGTCAAGGAGCTCCAGCCCGCCGTCGCCGACATCGGCGTGGCCCTCGGCCTCCCGGCCCAGGGCAGCTCGCCGGACTCCGATCACATCTACTCTGAG GTTTTGAATGAGTTCACGCATGGAAAGCAAGAACAAGTGAGCAAGTCTGAGTTTAAGGAGGTACTTTCTGATATTTTGTTGGGCATGGCAGCTGGGCTTAAAAGGGACCCAATCATCATCTTGAGAATTGATGGGGAAGATGTGAAGGAGTTTGTTGAGAGCCCAAAATTTGAACCAGAGGCACTTTCCATATTCTCACAGATGGAGTCAGCAAATGAGTCGCTCCGCAAGTGCTTGACAGTGGGTCTTCAACAACTCACGGTTGAGCATGGCATGCCACCAGCTTCTGACTCTTGG TTGTTGGATTTGGTGTGGAGAGACCTACCGAAGGATCAGCATCAGAAAACACCAAAGGACTATCTTCGGGTTGCACTAGATAGGATGGCTTCCTCTGCAGATTTACCTCCCTATGGTGCCGTTGATCAG GTTGATGCTGTTGTGAATGAGGCCTTCAAGATGGTAAATGCAGACGATGGGAAGATTGTGGATGAAGCCGAGTTCAAGAAAACATTAACCGAGATTCTTGGGAGCGTTATGCTGCAATTGGAGGGCAACCCTGTATCTATTTCATCTAACTCAGTGGTTCATGAGCCTTTGGAGTCCTCATCTACCCTCTTGCCGCCATTATCACTGCAGACTTCACAAAGTGAGGGTGACTAG